The window GGTATTTACGGTTGTACATTCGGTCTACTTGGTATGCTGAACCAAAAATACAATATTACACATGATCTAGTTCGGATGGGGACCGAAGAAGAGATTGAACAAGCTATCAAACCGGAGACAGTTTGTATCTATATTGAAACGCCTATTAATCCGACAATGGAACTTGTTGATCTTCATGCGGTTGTAAGCGTAGCCAAACGTCACGGGCTACGTGTTGTTGTCGACAATACATTTTCATCGCCCTATTTGCAAAACCCTCTGGATATCGGCGCGGATTTCGTCTTGCATAGTGCGACAAAATATATCAATGGTCATGGTGATGTTATTGCAGGTCTACTTATTGGAAGTGACAAGGGAGAGATAGAATCAATCCGTATGTCGGTTCAAAAAGATTTCGGCGGTATTATATCTCCGTTCGATGCTTGGCTTTTAATCCGCGGTTTGAAAACGTTATCGGTTCGCATGGAACGTCATACTTCAAATGCGGAAAAACTGATTGCCTATTTGAAGGGGCAAAAAATTGTTGAAGAGATCTATTATCCATTCGACAAAGACAATCCGCAATATGAAATAGCGAAACGCCAAATGAGAGCGGGAGGCGGACTAATTTCATTTACGATAAAAGGTGGGAAAGAGGGGGCACAGCTATTTATGGATAGCCTTTCTCTCATTAAGATTGCAGTCAGTCTTGGAGATGCAGAAACGCTTATCCAGCATCCGGCTACGATGACCCATTCAGTCATTCCCGAGGAAGAACGTCTACAAATGGGCATCACGGACTCTTTACTGAGGCTATCCGTCGGTTTAGAACATGCCGATGATCTCATAGCTGACCTCAAAACCGCTTTCGCGGCCATGGAGGTTACAATCACTGAGCAGGCTTAATGAAAAAACTGCCTTGGCTACCGATTGTTAGGTAGCCAAGGCAGTTTCATGCTGTCAGGTCTTTAATGTCATTCCCGTTAAGTCACATACAATTTGGGTCATTAAATATGTTTAATGAGAACTTCGACAAAATGTTCAAGCCCAATCAAATCTTCTGCTGTAAAACGGTTCAGTTCAGGACTGTCGATATCAAGGACACCTAGTAAAACTCCGTCTTTTGAAATAGGAATGACAACTTCAGATTGAGAAGCCGCGTCGCATGCAATATGGCCAGGGAATGCATTGACATCCGGAACGATAATGGATTTATTCGATTCGGCCGCTGTCCCACAGACACCTTTTCCAAACGGGATACGGATACAGGCAGGAAGACCCTGGAAAGGACCAAGTACAAGTTCGTTCTCGTCCTTCAAGTAAAATCCGACCCAATTGATGCGATCGAAAAATTGATTGAGTAATGCAGAAGCGTTGCTCAGGTTTGCGTACATATTTTCCTCACCCGTCAACAACGCATCTAATTGACTTGCGAGCTGTTTATACTTCACTTTTAAATCAGTAGCATAGTCAAGACCTTGAAACAAATAGAGCACCCCTTTTAAAAAATAGAATTTAAATTAGTATACATATGAAGACGTTTTTTAACAATCTTTCTTGATTATTATAGTGGAAAACAGATTTTTCCCTATAAATCATTCATTTTCGCAACCAAAATGGTTTAAACGTGGTACTATATAGGATAATATCATGGTACAGTGACTTGGACAGGGGGACCACGATGAAAACCTTCATCATTGCTATAATAGTGCTTATCATATTGACGACAATCGCCTTCTTATTCAGGCGCAAACATATCCAGGAAATTGGTCGATTGGAGCAAGAAAAGCTACAAATCCAACACAAACCCATCTTAGAAGAGATGACGAAAGTTAAACAATTGAACATGACAGGTGAAACTGAGGAGAAGTTCGAACGGTGGCGCAACGAATGGACGGAATTGATGGACGTACATATGCCCGAAATTGATACGTTACTATTCGATGTGGAAGACGTAGTAGATCGTTTCCGTTTTGGAAAAGCAACAAAGTTAGAAAAAGCAATTCAAGAAAAAATCCGTTTCTGCGATAAAAAGATGAATGACATTTTACAAGAATTGAATGAATTAGTCGGCAGTGAAGAGAAAAATCGTATTGAGATGGAAAAATTAAAAGAGCAGCACCGGGCTGCTCGTAAAGCAGTACTCGCACATCAGCATTCGTTTGGGATGACAGCGAACCCGCTTGAAAAGGAATTAGAATCTTTTAATCCGAAATTCAAAGAATACGATGAATTGACAGCAAACGGCAATTATTTACTTGCGCGGGAAATCGTTATTTCATTGTCACTAAAGGGTGATCATGTCTTTACGCTCATCCACGAAATTCCAGCCCTACTTTCGGAATTACAAAGTAAAATTC of the Sporosarcina sp. FSL K6-1508 genome contains:
- a CDS encoding GAF domain-containing protein, with amino-acid sequence MFQGLDYATDLKVKYKQLASQLDALLTGEENMYANLSNASALLNQFFDRINWVGFYLKDENELVLGPFQGLPACIRIPFGKGVCGTAAESNKSIIVPDVNAFPGHIACDAASQSEVVIPISKDGVLLGVLDIDSPELNRFTAEDLIGLEHFVEVLIKHI
- the megL gene encoding methionine gamma-lyase; translation: MDGKNLHKDTVVIHEGYDDRDHQGSLAVPLYQTSTYSFETALQGENRFSGAEEGNIYSRLGNPTVHVLEERMAALENGNGALAFGSGMAAVSSILVHLTEAGDHILCSRGIYGCTFGLLGMLNQKYNITHDLVRMGTEEEIEQAIKPETVCIYIETPINPTMELVDLHAVVSVAKRHGLRVVVDNTFSSPYLQNPLDIGADFVLHSATKYINGHGDVIAGLLIGSDKGEIESIRMSVQKDFGGIISPFDAWLLIRGLKTLSVRMERHTSNAEKLIAYLKGQKIVEEIYYPFDKDNPQYEIAKRQMRAGGGLISFTIKGGKEGAQLFMDSLSLIKIAVSLGDAETLIQHPATMTHSVIPEEERLQMGITDSLLRLSVGLEHADDLIADLKTAFAAMEVTITEQA